The Thermoanaerobaculia bacterium genome window below encodes:
- a CDS encoding VWA domain-containing protein, with protein MIGFARPGVLALLALPILLAVLRRRARGASAIDVPAAAAARPTPAARMAGLPSLLTGLGLASAIVALAGPRRPVRRAISSAPSTAIAVALDVSGSMAAEDFQPKNRLDVARGVVAEFVRGRPDDPIALLAFAGNARTICPATEDHDALLALLAPLDGSKFADGTAIGNAIATGVARLKALPAKSRVLVLVTDGGNNAGQIDPDTAAGMAAAYGIRVHAVAVGKGGRVPIPVSVRDPETGRVVKRRIEANVEVDEPLLQRIARTTGGRFFRATDARALRDIFSAIDSLEKSPAPRRWEVSWKDLSKAPTLAAAALLLAGIALGSGPLRIETEAA; from the coding sequence ATGATCGGGTTCGCGCGCCCGGGCGTCCTCGCGCTCCTCGCGCTGCCGATCCTCCTCGCCGTCCTTCGCCGGCGCGCGCGCGGCGCCTCGGCGATCGACGTCCCGGCCGCCGCGGCGGCGCGCCCGACCCCCGCGGCGCGGATGGCGGGGCTTCCCTCCCTCCTGACCGGACTCGGCCTCGCGAGCGCGATCGTGGCTCTCGCCGGGCCGAGGCGCCCCGTCCGCCGGGCGATCTCCAGCGCCCCCTCGACCGCGATCGCGGTCGCGCTCGACGTCTCGGGGTCGATGGCGGCGGAAGACTTCCAGCCGAAGAACCGCCTCGACGTCGCGCGCGGCGTCGTGGCCGAATTCGTGCGCGGCCGTCCCGACGACCCGATCGCGCTGCTCGCCTTCGCCGGCAACGCCCGGACCATCTGTCCCGCGACCGAGGATCACGACGCCTTGCTCGCTCTCCTCGCTCCCCTCGACGGCTCGAAGTTCGCCGACGGTACGGCGATCGGGAACGCGATCGCGACCGGCGTCGCCCGCCTCAAGGCCCTCCCCGCGAAGAGCCGGGTGCTCGTCCTCGTCACCGACGGGGGAAACAATGCCGGCCAGATCGATCCCGACACCGCCGCGGGGATGGCGGCCGCTTACGGAATCCGGGTTCACGCCGTCGCGGTGGGAAAGGGGGGCCGCGTTCCGATCCCCGTCAGCGTGCGCGATCCCGAGACGGGACGGGTCGTGAAGCGGCGGATCGAGGCGAACGTCGAGGTGGACGAACCGCTCCTCCAGAGGATCGCCAGGACCACGGGAGGCCGGTTCTTCCGGGCGACGGACGCCCGCGCTCTCCGCGACATCTTCTCGGCGATCGACTCGCTGGAGAAGAGCCCCGCGCCGCGCCGGTGGGAGGTTTCGTGGAAGGACCTGTCGAAGGCGCCGACGCTCGCCGCGGCGGCGCTCCTTCTCGCCGGAATCGCCCTCGGCTCGGGCCCCCTCCGGATCGAAACGGAGGCGGCGTGA
- a CDS encoding vWA domain-containing protein: protein MIWAEPRWLWGIAAAVLVAAGADAARSRALRTVRRLDPAFRPRPRWRVLLPAAGTALLAAALARPQWGFRAVPSASPETDVALLLDTSGSMLARDAAPDRFGAARLFARDLLRRLAETARVAVVRVEGDGEVVCPLTLDRAAAENALEELSTRGAAAPGSDLGRGMRTALALLSARPSRVRGIVLLSDGEDLDAGLREAAAECRRRGIAVSAVSVGTEAGAAVPSRTGGILTEDGSPVVSRAHPGDLAALARDSGGKFVLAGDPSGAAALAASFAGGTAAGGGGAPVREPISRGAWPLAGAVAAWAGWWTPRREAES from the coding sequence GTGATCTGGGCGGAGCCGCGGTGGCTCTGGGGAATCGCCGCCGCGGTCCTCGTCGCGGCCGGAGCGGACGCCGCGCGGAGCCGGGCACTCCGTACGGTCCGGCGGCTCGACCCGGCCTTCCGCCCGCGGCCGCGATGGCGGGTCCTCCTTCCGGCGGCGGGAACGGCGCTCCTGGCCGCCGCGCTCGCGCGCCCGCAGTGGGGTTTCCGCGCCGTGCCGTCCGCCTCTCCGGAGACCGACGTCGCGCTCCTGCTCGATACCTCGGGATCGATGCTCGCGCGCGACGCCGCGCCGGACCGGTTCGGCGCCGCGCGCCTCTTCGCGCGCGATCTCCTCCGCCGCCTGGCGGAGACGGCGCGGGTGGCGGTCGTCCGCGTCGAGGGAGACGGGGAGGTGGTCTGTCCGCTGACGCTCGACCGGGCCGCCGCGGAGAATGCGCTCGAAGAGCTCTCGACCCGCGGCGCCGCCGCGCCCGGGTCGGATCTCGGCCGCGGCATGCGCACCGCTCTCGCGCTCCTGTCCGCGCGTCCGTCCCGCGTTCGCGGGATCGTGCTCCTCTCCGACGGCGAGGACCTCGACGCCGGACTCCGGGAGGCGGCGGCGGAGTGCCGGCGCCGCGGCATCGCCGTCTCGGCGGTCTCGGTGGGAACCGAAGCGGGAGCGGCCGTGCCGTCGCGAACCGGCGGGATCCTGACGGAGGACGGCTCGCCGGTCGTCTCTCGCGCCCACCCCGGCGACCTCGCCGCGCTCGCTCGCGACTCCGGCGGCAAGTTCGTCCTCGCCGGCGATCCCTCCGGCGCCGCCGCGCTCGCGGCCTCGTTCGCGGGCGGGACCGCCGCGGGCGGCGGGGGCGCGCCCGTGCGGGAGCCGATCTCCCGGGGCGCCTGGCCTCTGGCTGGGGCGGTCGCCGCGTGGGCCGGGTGGTGGACGCCCCGCCGGGAGGCGGAATCGTGA